One genomic segment of Sorex araneus isolate mSorAra2 chromosome X, mSorAra2.pri, whole genome shotgun sequence includes these proteins:
- the PHOSPHO2 gene encoding pyridoxal phosphate phosphatase PHOSPHO2 yields the protein MKILLAFDFDNTIIDENSDTWIIQCAPEKKLPNDLQNSYKKGFWTEFMGRVFKYLGDQGIREEEMKRAVTSMSFTPGMVELFNFIRKNKDKFDCIIISDSNSVFIDWVLEAAVFLDVFDKVFTNPAAFDGNGYLIVENYHAHSCKRCPKNLCKNVVLEEFIDKQLKQGVNYAHIVYIGDGGNDLCPVTFLKKNDIAMPRRGYTLQKTLTMMSQNLEPMEYSVETWSSGVEIISHLQFLIKE from the coding sequence ATGAAGATTTTGCTGGCTTTTGATTTTGACAATACAATCATAGATGAAAACAGTGATACCTGGATAATACAGTGTGCTCCAGAGAAAAAACTTCCTAATGACCTACAGAATTCTTATAAAAAGGGATTTTGGACAGAATTTATGGGTAGagtctttaaatatttgggaGATCAAGGTAtaagagaagaagaaatgaaaagagcaGTGACGTCAATGTCTTTCACTCCGGGGATGGTGGAactttttaactttataagaaaaaataaggatAAATTTGACTGCATCATTATTTCAGATTCAAATTCAGTCTTCATAGATTGGGTTTTAGAAGCTGCAGTTTTTCTTGATGTGTTTGATAAAGTATTTACAAATCCAGCAGCTTTTGATGGTAATGGTTATCTCATTGTGGAAAATTATCATGCTCATTCTTGCAAAAGGTGCCCAAAGAATCTCTGCAAAAATGTAGTTTTGGAAGAATTTATAGATAAACAGTTAAAACAGGGAGTGAATTATGCCCACATTGTTTATATAGGAGATGGTGGAAATGATCTCTGTCCAGTAACCTTTTTAAAGAAGAATGATATTGCCATGCCACGGAGAGGATATACTCTACAGAAAACTCTTACCATGATGTCTCAGAATCTTGAACCTATGGAATATTCTGTTGAAACTTGGTCTTCGGGTGTTGAAATAATTTCTCATTTACAATTTCTAATAAAGGAATAA
- the CFAP210 gene encoding cilia- and flagella- associated protein 210 codes for MGSSATQVRFGRRCGQEKEGTAIKNHEDQVCYPPLSNKVDLQQITVIPHDEWKRIQDSLDSLTREAARLRAERKAKKQLHIRSQEVVKHWTNTSAGIRDQNLKAKKKRAEELEAEGKILDLEDEIYKQGERKKAIELAKQYQFYQTERVKKLHSGLLLSRVLKERDAQIEFKKSRMKSDKKWEEQLILSEKAFKEEKEREEKRQRDRIALALDQLKQIREREEEEEVRKKYEEKEAEEIKRQHALYEIEIEKNKEKKREKIAENRRLFFEHINDKNIIKALEQQQQEDEEEKIRRFIKTKKYLAKVGLEKEIEKQRLEEERRERINNFLVARMKEKLDNEDLIIARDIAEADAEWEKREREKQEQREAELKAIAEHRDITIKNKEEQERLRKIEDKEHMLAMKKADQIFHEHEKEKKLKAAKERRDIQEAHIQHIAKNKLKSKLAKQAEIEYWQDTNALMNEKEKEFQNYAREVIKSEAESTNKYIYPLVKAVQEGSGGGHGPILADRAGLRPSYQANDATGVQLPFYNSQGSKYNFKKSKGRLGFIW; via the exons ATGGGCTCGTCCGCGACGCAGGTGCGGTTCGGAAGGCGCTGCgggcaggagaaggaaggcaCGG caaTAAAGAACCATGAAGATCAAGTTTGCTACCCACCTCTATCTAACAAAGTAGATCTCCAGCAGATCACTGTAATTCCACATGATGAATGGAAGAGGATTCAAGACAGCCTTGATAGTTTGACAAGAGAAGCCGCTCGCCTTCGTGcagaaaggaaagcaaaaaaacaatTGCATATTCGATCCCAAGAAGTTGTAAAACATTGGACTAATACATCTGCA GGAATTAGAGATCAGAATCTTAAAGCGAAAAAGAAGCGTGCTGAAGAATTAGAGGCAGAAGGAAAAATTCTTGATTTGGAAGATGAAATTTACAAACAAGGCGAAAGGAAAAAAGCCATTGAACTTGCAAAACAATATCAATTTTACCAAACAGAAagagtgaaaaaacttcat tcaggaCTTCTTCTTAGTAGAGTTTTGAAAGAACGGGATGCACAGATTGAATTCAAAAAGAGCAGAATGAAATCAGATAAAAAATGGGAGGAACAATTGATACTCAGCGAAAAagcttttaaagaagaaaaagaaagagaagaaaaacgaCAAAGAGATAGAATAGCTCTTGCCCTTGACCAATTAAAACA AATAAGAGAAcgtgaagaggaagaagaagtaagaaaaaaatatgaagaaaaggaAGCTGAGGAAATAAAGCGGCAGCATGCATTATATGAAattgaaatagagaaaaataaagaaaagaaaagagaaaagattgcTGAGAACAGGAGACTGTTTTTT GAacatataaatgataaaaatatcattaaagcTCTAGAACAACAGCagcaagaagatgaagaagaaaagattAGAAGatttatcaaaacaaaaaagtatcttGCAAAAGTAGggttagaaaaagaaattgaaaaacaaag GCTAGAAGAAGAACgaagagaaagaataaataactTCCTGGTTGCACGAATGAAGGAAAAACTTGACAATGAAGATTTGATTATTGCTAGAGATATTGCAGAAGCTGACGctgaatgggaaaaaagagaACGAGAAAAACAGGAACAAAGAGAAGCAGAATTAAAGGCGATTGCAGAACATAGGGACATTACA ataaaaaataaagaggaacaaGAAAGACTAAGAAAAATAGAGGATAAAGAACACATGCTAGCCATGAAGAAAGCAGATCAGATTTTCCATGAgcatgaaaaggagaaaaaactcAAAGCTGCCAAAGAACGTAGAGATATTCAAGAGGCCCATATTCAGCATATT GCCAAAAATAAGTTGAAATCAAAACTAGCAAAACAAGCAGAAATAGAGTACTGGCAAGATACTAATGCTCTTATgaatgaaaaggagaaagaatttcAGAATTATGCCAGAGAAGTAATTAAATCTGAGGCTGaatcaacaaataaatatatttaccctCTTGTAAAAGCTGTACAAGAAGGATCTGGAGGTGGCCATGGACCAATTCTTGCAGACAGAGCTGGATTAAGACCCAGCTATCAGGCAAATGATGCTACTGGAGTTCAGCTCCCTTTTTATAACTCTCAGGgctcaaaatataattttaaaaaatccaaaggaAGGCTAGGTTTTATATGGTAG